A region of Myxococcus stipitatus DSM 14675 DNA encodes the following proteins:
- a CDS encoding SWIB/MDM2 domain-containing protein gives MAAKKAAAKKAPAAKKAPAAKKRAPNASFMKEMTPSAALAEIVGSKPLPRTEVVKKLWAYIKKNNLQDAKNKRQINADDKLKPIFGGKKNVTMFEMTALVNKQLS, from the coding sequence ATGGCCGCCAAGAAAGCTGCTGCGAAGAAGGCCCCTGCTGCGAAGAAGGCTCCCGCCGCGAAGAAGCGCGCCCCGAACGCGTCGTTCATGAAGGAGATGACCCCTTCTGCCGCGCTGGCCGAGATTGTCGGTTCCAAGCCGCTGCCGCGCACCGAGGTCGTCAAGAAGCTCTGGGCTTACATCAAGAAGAACAACCTTCAGGATGCGAAGAACAAGCGGCAGATCAACGCCGACGACAAGCTCAAGCCCATCTTTGGTGGCAAGAAGAACGTCACCATGTTCGAGATGACCGCGCTGGTGAACAAGCAGCTGAGCTGA
- the treY gene encoding malto-oligosyltrehalose synthase, with protein MLLDGLEEEGCASGGGTGATLSAEALAEDLFTRVKGDLGARPRTPLSTYRVQLHQGFTFQQARAVVPFLARLGVSDLYASPYLKATPGSTHGYDCVDHQHLNPEVGSAEDHAALCSTLREHGLGQVLDVVPNHMGIERGNRLWFDVLENGPSSVHAKYFDIDWSPVKEELHDKVLLPILGDQYGIVLERGELKLSFRDGAFFLHYYDHLLPVAPRQYGRILRHGLERLEARLGTEAEPMVELLSILTAIEHLPLRTEVERAKVIERHREKEVIKRRLSAVVASSPDIAAYVEDNVRVFNGEPGNPRSFDLLDAVLASCSYRLAHWRVAGEEINYRRFFDINGLAAIRVEDPEVFQEAHALIFHWLREGCVTGLRIDHPDGLFDPTAYFLDLQEGYFIERAHALFLQELAGEDTRWPGVESSLRERWRAEVTEQPSSPLRKALYVVVEKIQGGRERIPEAWAVHGTTGYRFANAVSGLFVHPAAEAHLTETYARLTGEAGDFAELVYQKKLLIMRVSMASEINVLAHELNRISEMSRRTRDFTLNSLRRALVEFVALFPVYRTYVDGWRPGLDARDVQYVEWTIQRAKERNATTNASIFDFLRDILLRRYPEQSDERERAEMLRFAMKLQQVTGPVMAKGLEDTVFYIYNRLVSLNEVGGEPERFGVRANTFHLRNQERAERWPSSQLTSSTHDTKRSEDVRARINVLTEVPEDWRKLARRWLRLTEKWAVALPSGPAPSANDVYLFLQTLVGAWPMGESLSAEGHADFHRRMREYMAKAIKEAKVRTSWTNPDSAYDEAVARFVDACFEPDKGASFLEEVRVFKRRLERAGQHNALGQLLLKLASPGVVDTYQGTELWDLSLVDPDNRRPVDFEARSRLLEALDAQAAEDRAGLCARLGADMDDGRVKLFLVSQVLRLRLRLAELFRSGAYRALELSGARAQTAVAFAREREEAGVVVCAPRYVLSALESPEGLAGAYAGTFLDLPEAYAGMMFRDVFTGRQVRPERGVGGVVLPLAPLLSGFPVVLLERSAG; from the coding sequence ATGCTGCTCGATGGATTGGAAGAAGAGGGGTGCGCCTCCGGAGGCGGGACGGGGGCCACGCTGAGCGCGGAGGCCTTGGCCGAGGACCTGTTCACCCGCGTGAAGGGGGACTTGGGCGCGCGTCCTCGCACGCCGCTGTCCACCTACCGGGTGCAGCTGCATCAAGGGTTCACGTTCCAGCAGGCGCGCGCGGTGGTGCCCTTCCTGGCGCGGCTGGGCGTGAGCGACTTGTACGCCTCGCCCTATCTCAAGGCCACGCCGGGCAGCACGCACGGCTACGACTGCGTGGACCATCAGCACCTCAATCCGGAGGTGGGCTCGGCGGAGGACCACGCGGCCTTGTGCTCCACGCTGCGTGAGCACGGCCTGGGGCAGGTGCTGGACGTGGTGCCCAACCACATGGGCATCGAGCGCGGCAACCGGCTGTGGTTCGACGTGCTGGAGAACGGCCCGTCGTCCGTCCACGCGAAGTACTTCGACATCGACTGGTCGCCGGTGAAGGAGGAGCTGCACGACAAGGTGCTGTTGCCCATCCTGGGAGACCAGTACGGCATCGTGTTGGAGCGCGGCGAGCTGAAGCTGTCCTTTCGCGACGGCGCCTTCTTCCTCCACTACTACGACCACCTCTTGCCGGTGGCGCCTCGGCAGTACGGCCGCATCCTTCGTCACGGCCTGGAGCGGCTGGAGGCGCGGCTGGGCACCGAGGCCGAGCCGATGGTGGAGCTGCTCTCCATCCTCACCGCCATCGAACACCTGCCGCTGCGCACCGAGGTCGAGCGCGCCAAGGTCATCGAGCGTCACCGCGAGAAGGAGGTCATCAAGCGCCGGCTCTCCGCGGTGGTGGCGTCGAGCCCGGACATCGCCGCGTATGTCGAGGACAACGTCCGCGTCTTCAACGGCGAGCCGGGCAACCCGCGCTCGTTCGACCTGCTGGACGCGGTGCTGGCTTCGTGCAGCTACCGGCTGGCGCACTGGCGGGTGGCGGGCGAGGAGATCAACTACCGGCGCTTCTTCGACATCAACGGCCTGGCGGCCATCCGCGTGGAGGACCCGGAGGTCTTCCAGGAAGCCCACGCGCTCATCTTCCACTGGCTGCGCGAGGGCTGCGTCACCGGGCTGCGCATCGACCACCCGGATGGCCTGTTCGACCCGACCGCGTACTTCCTGGACCTCCAGGAGGGCTACTTCATCGAACGCGCGCACGCGCTCTTCCTCCAGGAGCTGGCGGGAGAGGACACACGCTGGCCCGGCGTGGAGAGCTCGCTGCGAGAGCGCTGGCGCGCGGAGGTGACGGAGCAGCCCTCGAGCCCCCTGCGCAAGGCGCTGTATGTCGTGGTGGAGAAGATTCAGGGGGGCCGCGAGCGAATCCCGGAGGCGTGGGCGGTGCACGGCACCACCGGCTACCGCTTCGCCAACGCGGTGAGCGGCCTCTTCGTCCACCCCGCGGCCGAGGCCCACCTGACGGAGACGTACGCGCGGCTCACGGGGGAGGCGGGGGACTTCGCGGAGCTGGTGTACCAGAAGAAGCTCCTCATCATGCGCGTGTCCATGGCCAGCGAAATCAACGTGCTGGCGCATGAGCTCAACCGCATCTCCGAGATGAGCCGCCGAACGCGCGACTTCACGCTCAACTCGCTGCGGCGCGCGCTGGTGGAGTTCGTCGCGCTGTTCCCCGTGTACCGGACGTACGTGGACGGCTGGCGGCCGGGGTTGGATGCGCGCGACGTGCAGTACGTCGAGTGGACCATCCAGCGCGCCAAGGAGCGCAACGCCACCACCAACGCGTCCATCTTCGACTTCCTGCGCGACATCCTCCTGCGCCGCTATCCGGAGCAGTCCGACGAGCGCGAGCGCGCGGAGATGCTGCGCTTCGCGATGAAGCTCCAGCAGGTGACGGGGCCCGTCATGGCCAAGGGCCTGGAGGACACCGTCTTCTACATCTACAACCGGCTGGTGAGCCTCAACGAGGTGGGCGGCGAGCCGGAGCGCTTCGGCGTGCGCGCCAACACCTTCCACCTGCGCAACCAGGAGCGCGCGGAGCGGTGGCCCTCGAGCCAGCTCACCTCCAGCACCCACGACACCAAGCGAAGCGAGGACGTGCGCGCGCGCATCAACGTGCTGACGGAGGTGCCGGAGGACTGGCGCAAGCTGGCCCGGCGCTGGCTGCGCCTCACGGAGAAGTGGGCGGTGGCCCTGCCGTCGGGGCCCGCGCCCAGCGCGAACGACGTGTACCTCTTCCTCCAGACACTCGTGGGCGCCTGGCCCATGGGGGAGTCCCTGTCCGCCGAAGGGCACGCGGACTTCCACCGGCGGATGCGCGAGTACATGGCCAAGGCCATCAAGGAGGCGAAGGTCCGCACCTCGTGGACCAACCCGGACAGCGCCTATGACGAAGCGGTGGCGCGCTTCGTGGACGCGTGCTTCGAGCCGGACAAGGGCGCTTCGTTCCTGGAGGAGGTGCGGGTCTTCAAGCGGCGGCTGGAGCGCGCGGGGCAGCACAACGCCCTGGGACAGCTGCTCTTGAAGCTGGCCTCGCCCGGCGTGGTGGACACCTACCAGGGGACCGAGTTGTGGGACCTGTCGCTGGTGGACCCGGACAACCGGCGGCCGGTGGACTTCGAGGCCCGCTCGCGGCTGCTGGAGGCGCTGGACGCCCAGGCGGCGGAGGACCGGGCCGGGCTGTGCGCTCGGCTGGGCGCGGACATGGATGACGGCCGCGTGAAGCTCTTCCTGGTGTCGCAAGTGCTGCGGCTGCGCTTGCGCCTGGCGGAGCTGTTCCGCTCGGGCGCGTACCGGGCGCTGGAGCTGTCCGGGGCGCGGGCCCAGACGGCGGTGGCCTTCGCGCGCGAGCGGGAGGAGGCGGGCGTGGTGGTCTGCGCGCCGCGCTATGTCCTGTCCGCGCTGGAGTCGCCGGAGGGGCTCGCGGGGGCCTACGCCGGCACGTTCCTGGACCTTCCCGAGGCATATGCGGGCATGATGTTCCGTGATGTCTTCACCGGTCGGCAGGTGCGGCCCGAGCGTGGGGTGGGTGGCGTGGTGCTGCCCCTCGCGCCGCTCTTGTCGGGGTTCCCGGTGGTGCTGCTGGAGAGGAGCGCGGGATGA
- the glgX gene encoding glycogen debranching protein GlgX — translation MRRAEVLPGKPFPLGATYDGHGVNFAVFSEHAKKVEVCLYDAREPSRETRRFPLLEMTHQVWHGYVPDLKPGTLYGLRVHGPFEPKKGLRFNPHKLLVDPYARALHGGVDYGAPIYAHVSGAKDEDLVLDKRDDAAAVPKAVVLEDTFDWEGDTPPGVPWHQTVLYELHVKGFTKLHPRVPEALRGTYAGLAHPAAIEHLKKVGVTAVELLPIHHIVDEPFLAERGLTNYWGYSTLGYFAPDARYSASGSRGEQVAEFKGMVKALHRAGIEVILDVVYNHTCEGNHLGPTLSFKGLDNGAYYRLTEKDPRYYLDVTGTGNSWNATHPYALKLVADSLRYWVEVMHVDGFRFDLATTLGRDRHGYDTRAAFFQIVHQDPVLSRVKLISEPWDVGDFGYQVGNFPVLWSEWNGKYRDTIRRYWKGDDRQAAEIGYRLTGSSDLYALSGRKPAASVNFVTAHDGFTLHDLVTYNDKHNEANGEENRDGGNDNHSWNCGVEGETGDAKINALREQQKRNFLSTLFLSQGVPMLVAGDEMGRTQKGNNNAYCQDNALSWVDWELTEPQAALLEFTSRLTRLRREQPVLRKRRFFRGAHMWDSELKDLAWFRPDGKEMRKDDWEKPYVRSLAFLLGGDAIAAPDEEGNRIVGDTLLVLMNAHHEPISFLLPALEWGADWEQVVDTAMAGASPRTHTPAGGKVQVAGRSLMVLRRPATE, via the coding sequence ATGAGGAGGGCCGAGGTGCTTCCAGGGAAGCCGTTCCCCCTGGGCGCCACGTACGACGGACACGGGGTCAACTTCGCCGTCTTCAGCGAGCACGCGAAGAAGGTGGAGGTCTGCCTCTACGATGCGCGGGAGCCCTCGCGGGAGACGCGCCGCTTTCCCCTGCTCGAGATGACGCACCAGGTCTGGCATGGCTATGTGCCGGACCTGAAGCCCGGCACGCTCTACGGCCTGCGCGTCCATGGCCCGTTCGAGCCGAAGAAGGGCCTGCGCTTCAATCCCCACAAGCTGCTGGTGGACCCGTATGCGCGCGCCCTCCATGGCGGCGTGGACTACGGCGCGCCCATCTACGCCCACGTGTCGGGCGCCAAGGACGAGGACCTGGTCCTCGACAAGCGGGATGACGCGGCGGCCGTGCCCAAGGCCGTGGTGCTGGAGGACACCTTCGACTGGGAAGGCGACACCCCGCCCGGAGTGCCGTGGCACCAGACGGTCCTCTACGAGCTGCACGTCAAGGGCTTCACCAAGCTGCACCCGCGCGTGCCGGAGGCGCTGCGGGGGACGTACGCGGGCCTGGCGCACCCGGCCGCCATCGAGCACCTGAAGAAGGTGGGCGTCACCGCGGTGGAGCTCCTGCCCATCCACCACATCGTCGACGAGCCGTTTCTCGCCGAGCGCGGGCTGACCAACTACTGGGGCTACAGCACGCTGGGCTACTTCGCGCCGGACGCGCGCTACAGCGCCTCCGGCTCACGCGGCGAGCAGGTGGCCGAGTTCAAGGGCATGGTGAAGGCGCTGCACCGGGCCGGCATCGAGGTCATCCTCGACGTCGTCTACAACCACACCTGCGAGGGCAATCACCTGGGCCCCACGCTGTCCTTCAAGGGCCTGGACAACGGGGCGTACTACCGGCTCACGGAGAAGGACCCGCGCTACTACCTGGACGTCACCGGGACGGGCAACTCGTGGAACGCCACGCACCCGTACGCGCTGAAGCTGGTGGCGGACTCGCTGCGCTACTGGGTGGAGGTGATGCACGTCGACGGGTTCCGCTTCGACCTGGCCACCACGCTGGGGCGAGACAGGCACGGCTACGACACGCGCGCGGCCTTCTTCCAGATCGTCCACCAGGACCCCGTCCTCAGCCGGGTGAAGCTCATCTCCGAGCCCTGGGACGTGGGCGACTTCGGCTACCAGGTGGGCAACTTCCCGGTGCTGTGGAGCGAGTGGAACGGCAAGTACCGCGACACCATCCGCCGCTATTGGAAGGGCGATGACCGGCAGGCGGCGGAGATCGGCTACCGGCTCACGGGCAGCTCCGACCTGTATGCGCTGTCCGGCCGCAAGCCCGCCGCGAGCGTCAACTTCGTCACCGCGCACGACGGCTTCACGCTGCACGACCTGGTCACCTACAACGACAAGCACAACGAGGCCAACGGCGAGGAGAACCGCGACGGCGGCAATGACAACCACTCCTGGAACTGCGGCGTGGAGGGCGAGACGGGGGACGCGAAGATCAACGCCCTGCGCGAGCAACAGAAGCGCAACTTCCTGTCCACGCTCTTCCTGTCCCAGGGCGTGCCCATGCTGGTGGCGGGCGACGAGATGGGTCGCACCCAGAAGGGCAACAACAACGCCTACTGCCAGGACAACGCGCTGTCGTGGGTGGACTGGGAGCTGACCGAGCCGCAGGCGGCGCTGCTGGAGTTCACCAGCCGGTTGACCCGGCTGCGCCGCGAGCAGCCCGTGCTCCGCAAGCGCCGCTTCTTCCGCGGCGCGCACATGTGGGACAGCGAGCTGAAGGACCTGGCGTGGTTCCGTCCCGACGGCAAGGAGATGCGCAAGGACGACTGGGAGAAGCCCTATGTCCGCTCGCTCGCCTTCCTGTTGGGCGGGGATGCCATCGCCGCGCCGGACGAGGAGGGCAACCGCATCGTGGGGGACACGTTGCTGGTGCTGATGAACGCCCACCACGAGCCCATCTCCTTCTTGTTGCCGGCGCTGGAGTGGGGCGCGGACTGGGAGCAGGTGGTGGACACGGCCATGGCGGGGGCTTCCCCCCGCACCCACACGCCCGCGGGGGGCAAGGTGCAGGTGGCGGGGCGTTCGCTGATGGTCTTGCGGAGGCCCGCGACGGAGTAG
- a CDS encoding TerC family protein, translating into MNTQVALWVGFNLFVLAMLAVDLGLFHRKDHAVSPKEAGIWTLVWISISLAFCGGIWHFSGSTPALQWLTAYVVEYSLSVDNLFVFLLVFSYFRVAPEHQHRVLFWGILGAFVMRAVLIIAGAALVQRFHWLIYLFGAFLVFTAVKMLFSKDEEMDPEQKGIVKLARRMLPVARQGDGSRFFITEDNRRKVTPLFIVLLVVEATDLLFALDSIPAVLGISQDAFIIYTSNVCAILGLRSLFFVVASLMEKFHLLKVGLSAILAFVGVKMLITYFDIHIPISLSLGVIGGILLASIVASLIWPKAPESGDDRESAKT; encoded by the coding sequence GTGAACACGCAAGTCGCGCTCTGGGTGGGCTTCAACCTCTTCGTGCTGGCGATGCTGGCCGTGGACCTCGGGCTGTTCCACCGCAAGGACCACGCGGTGTCGCCCAAGGAAGCGGGCATCTGGACGCTGGTGTGGATTTCCATCAGCCTCGCGTTCTGCGGGGGCATCTGGCACTTCTCCGGCAGCACGCCGGCGCTCCAATGGCTGACGGCCTATGTCGTGGAGTACTCGCTCTCCGTCGACAACCTGTTCGTCTTCCTGCTGGTGTTCAGCTACTTCCGGGTGGCGCCCGAGCACCAGCACCGGGTGTTGTTCTGGGGCATCCTGGGCGCGTTCGTGATGCGCGCGGTGCTCATCATCGCCGGCGCCGCGCTGGTGCAGCGCTTCCACTGGCTCATCTACCTGTTCGGCGCCTTCCTCGTCTTCACCGCGGTGAAGATGCTCTTCTCGAAGGACGAGGAGATGGACCCGGAGCAGAAGGGCATCGTCAAGCTCGCGCGCCGGATGCTGCCGGTGGCTCGGCAGGGCGACGGCAGCCGCTTCTTCATCACCGAGGACAACCGCCGCAAGGTGACGCCGCTGTTCATCGTCCTCCTGGTGGTGGAGGCGACGGACCTGCTGTTCGCGCTGGACTCCATCCCCGCGGTGCTGGGCATCAGCCAGGACGCCTTCATCATCTACACGTCCAACGTGTGCGCGATCCTGGGCCTGCGCTCGTTGTTCTTCGTGGTGGCCAGCCTGATGGAGAAGTTCCACCTGCTGAAGGTGGGCCTGAGCGCCATCCTGGCCTTCGTGGGCGTGAAGATGCTGATTACCTACTTCGACATCCACATCCCCATCAGCCTCTCGCTGGGGGTGATTGGCGGCATCCTCCTGGCCTCCATCGTCGCGTCGCTCATCTGGCCCAAGGCGCCGGAGTCGGGTGATGACCGGGAGAGCGCCAAAACCTGA
- the apaG gene encoding Co2+/Mg2+ efflux protein ApaG, which yields MSSSATTDGIRITVKPAYWPERSSPESGQYAFMYTVEIVNEGEAPAQLKSRHWLITDATGKVEEVKGEGVVGRQPRLAPSERFEYTSWAMLRTPFGTMRGSYEMERPDGSTFEARIAEFALTLPNALH from the coding sequence ATGTCTTCCAGCGCCACCACTGACGGGATTCGTATCACCGTGAAGCCGGCTTACTGGCCGGAGCGCAGCTCGCCCGAGTCGGGGCAGTACGCCTTCATGTACACGGTGGAAATCGTCAACGAGGGCGAGGCCCCGGCGCAGCTCAAGTCGCGCCACTGGCTCATCACCGACGCCACCGGGAAGGTGGAAGAGGTGAAAGGGGAGGGCGTGGTCGGCCGGCAGCCGCGCCTGGCTCCGAGCGAGCGCTTCGAGTACACGAGCTGGGCGATGTTGCGCACGCCGTTCGGCACCATGCGCGGCAGCTACGAGATGGAGCGGCCGGACGGCTCGACTTTCGAGGCGCGCATCGCGGAGTTCGCGCTCACCCTGCCCAACGCCCTGCACTGA
- the hemH gene encoding ferrochelatase: protein MTTPGAKRGLLLLNLGTPDAPESGAVRRYLREFLSDPRVVDIHPVGRWLLLNFIILPVRPAKSAEAYRKVWMPQGSPLLVYSRELEAAVRERLGGEYEVALGMRYGTPSIPDAVASLRARGVMDFTVLPLYPQEATSSSASSLARVYEVMTEGWDVPNVRAVPAFHSHPSFLDAFTSVARPVIEETRSDHVLFSFHGVPERHVRKTDPSGQHCFASAGCCDVLTDANRHCYRAQCFSTARGLAERLGLKAEGWSVSFQSRLGRTPWVKPYTDLVLPELAKRGVKRLAVMCPSFVADCLETLEEVGLRAREQFVEAGGEALTLVPSLNAHPDWVDAVVRMVRESDGAPPTAAASR, encoded by the coding sequence ATGACGACTCCGGGCGCGAAGCGGGGCTTGCTGCTCCTCAACCTGGGGACTCCGGACGCGCCGGAGTCCGGGGCGGTGCGGCGGTATCTGCGGGAGTTCCTGAGCGACCCGAGGGTGGTGGACATCCACCCGGTGGGGCGCTGGCTGCTCCTCAACTTCATCATCCTGCCCGTCCGCCCCGCCAAGAGCGCGGAGGCGTATCGCAAGGTGTGGATGCCCCAGGGCTCGCCCTTGCTGGTGTACAGCCGGGAGCTGGAGGCCGCGGTGCGCGAGCGGCTGGGCGGCGAGTACGAGGTGGCGCTGGGCATGCGCTACGGCACGCCCTCCATCCCCGACGCGGTGGCGAGCCTGCGTGCGCGCGGGGTGATGGACTTCACCGTGCTGCCCCTCTATCCGCAGGAGGCCACGTCGTCGTCCGCGTCGTCCCTGGCGCGGGTGTACGAGGTGATGACGGAGGGCTGGGATGTCCCCAACGTGCGCGCGGTGCCCGCGTTCCACAGTCACCCGTCGTTCCTGGATGCCTTCACGTCGGTGGCGCGGCCGGTGATTGAGGAGACGCGCTCGGACCACGTGCTCTTCAGCTTCCACGGCGTGCCGGAGCGGCACGTGCGCAAGACGGACCCGTCGGGCCAGCACTGCTTCGCGTCCGCGGGGTGCTGCGACGTGCTCACCGACGCCAACCGCCACTGCTACCGCGCGCAGTGCTTCTCCACCGCGCGAGGACTGGCCGAGCGGCTGGGGCTGAAGGCGGAAGGCTGGAGCGTGTCCTTCCAGTCGCGGCTGGGCCGCACCCCGTGGGTGAAGCCCTACACGGACCTGGTGCTGCCGGAGCTGGCGAAGCGGGGCGTGAAGCGGCTGGCGGTGATGTGCCCGTCGTTCGTCGCCGACTGCCTGGAGACGCTCGAGGAAGTGGGGCTGCGCGCCCGCGAGCAGTTCGTCGAAGCAGGGGGCGAGGCGCTGACGCTCGTCCCCTCGCTCAACGCCCACCCGGACTGGGTGGACGCCGTGGTGCGGATGGTGCGCGAGTCCGACGGCGCGCCGCCTACTGCTGCGGCTTCGCGGTAG
- a CDS encoding L-threonylcarbamoyladenylate synthase, whose protein sequence is MLNPELVERAVELLRRGGVIALPTETVYGLAANAEDELAVRRVFAIKGRPATHPLIVHLPGMEHLSSWARDIPPAAHALARAFWPGPLTLVLPRTPRATDAVTGGQDTVALRVPGHPVALAVLKALGGGLAAPSANRFGRVSPTTAEHVRVDLGDDVDLVLDGGPCTVGVESTIVDLSSGAPSILRPGGLSTEDIERVLGHAVPVKTSTQVRVSGSLASHYAPRAGVVLAEPGEAAARVQALREQGLRVGVLGPQGLVLPPDVARFDVPADPAGAARVLYARLREADERGHDVLVACLPSASGLGVAVRDRLSRAAAPRDAGP, encoded by the coding sequence ATGCTAAATCCGGAGCTCGTCGAGCGCGCGGTGGAATTGCTGCGGCGCGGCGGCGTCATCGCCTTGCCCACGGAGACGGTGTACGGCCTCGCGGCCAACGCCGAGGACGAGCTGGCCGTGCGTCGCGTCTTCGCCATCAAGGGCCGCCCCGCCACCCATCCGCTCATCGTCCACCTGCCCGGCATGGAGCACCTGTCCTCCTGGGCGCGGGACATCCCTCCGGCCGCCCACGCGCTCGCCCGCGCCTTCTGGCCCGGCCCCCTCACGCTCGTGCTGCCCCGCACGCCGCGCGCCACGGACGCCGTCACCGGGGGCCAGGACACGGTGGCCCTGCGCGTGCCGGGACACCCGGTGGCCTTGGCCGTGCTGAAGGCCCTGGGCGGAGGACTCGCGGCGCCCAGCGCCAACCGCTTCGGCCGGGTGAGCCCCACCACGGCGGAGCACGTCCGCGTGGACCTGGGTGACGACGTGGACCTGGTCCTCGACGGCGGGCCCTGCACCGTGGGCGTGGAGTCCACCATCGTCGACCTCAGCTCCGGTGCGCCCTCCATTCTTCGACCCGGCGGCCTGTCCACCGAGGACATCGAGCGGGTGCTCGGCCACGCCGTCCCCGTGAAGACCTCCACGCAGGTCCGTGTGTCGGGCTCGCTCGCCTCGCACTACGCGCCGCGCGCCGGTGTCGTCCTCGCCGAGCCGGGCGAAGCCGCCGCGCGCGTCCAGGCCCTCCGAGAGCAAGGTCTGCGCGTGGGCGTGCTGGGCCCCCAGGGGCTCGTGCTGCCTCCCGACGTCGCGCGCTTCGACGTGCCCGCGGACCCGGCGGGCGCCGCACGCGTGCTCTACGCCCGGCTGCGCGAGGCGGATGAGCGAGGACATGACGTGCTCGTCGCCTGCCTCCCCTCGGCCAGCGGCCTGGGCGTCGCCGTGAGGGACCGCCTCTCGCGCGCCGCCGCGCCTCGCGACGCGGGCCCCTGA